Proteins from one Haloimpatiens sp. FM7315 genomic window:
- a CDS encoding NAD(P)H-dependent oxidoreductase subunit E yields the protein MNRDEIRTIAERYNHSRQKIIFMLRDLQKMNGNNFIEEKQARLLSKEINVPISEIYEIITFYSMFNEKPKGKYIIEVCNSGPCFVRNSKVIINYVEELLGIKVGETTEDNFFTLQCTSCIGGCDVAPAMKIGDTLYGNLTKNKLKKSYMIIGEKHYVNYSKTNNCKLWQNSSF from the coding sequence ATGAATAGAGATGAAATAAGAACTATAGCTGAAAGATATAATCACTCAAGACAGAAAATAATTTTTATGCTTAGAGATTTGCAGAAAATGAATGGAAACAATTTCATAGAAGAGAAGCAGGCACGACTTCTTTCTAAAGAGATAAACGTTCCTATAAGTGAGATATATGAAATAATAACTTTTTATTCTATGTTTAATGAAAAACCTAAGGGAAAGTATATTATAGAGGTTTGCAATAGTGGACCTTGCTTTGTTAGAAATTCAAAGGTAATAATAAACTATGTAGAAGAACTTTTGGGAATAAAGGTAGGAGAGACTACTGAAGATAACTTCTTTACATTACAATGTACAAGCTGTATAGGTGGCTGTGATGTAGCACCTGCTATGAAAATAGGAGATACTCTTTATGGTAATTTGACTAAGAATAAACTAAAAAAATCTTACATGATTATAGGAGAGAAGCATTATGTCAATTACAGTAAAACTAATAACTGCAAATTGTGGCAAAATAGTTCCTTTTAA
- a CDS encoding NADH-ubiquinone oxidoreductase-F iron-sulfur binding region domain-containing protein — protein sequence MPFGTTLRQIIYDLGGGIADGKNLKLVQVGGSSGACITEDMLDLPLCYNEFKKAGISIGSGAVLVVDDTHCVIDFLEHIYKFFVHESCGKCTPCREGNKQILRIIDKFENGTADYKDYENFNKIIKVMKCTSFCGLGKAAPTALDSCLKYFKDEFEEHRIMRCSAGNCFSQGEV from the coding sequence GTGCCATTTGGAACAACATTAAGGCAGATAATTTATGATCTTGGTGGTGGAATTGCAGATGGGAAAAATTTAAAATTAGTACAAGTTGGCGGATCTTCAGGAGCTTGTATAACAGAAGATATGCTGGATTTACCTCTTTGCTACAATGAATTTAAAAAGGCTGGCATTAGCATAGGATCAGGAGCTGTACTTGTAGTGGATGATACTCACTGTGTAATCGATTTTCTAGAACACATATATAAGTTTTTCGTTCATGAATCTTGTGGAAAATGTACTCCTTGCAGAGAAGGAAATAAGCAGATACTAAGAATAATAGATAAATTTGAAAATGGAACAGCAGACTATAAGGATTACGAAAATTTTAATAAAATTATAAAAGTAATGAAATGCACATCCTTCTGTGGACTTGGAAAAGCAGCACCTACTGCACTTGATAGTTGTTTAAAGTATTTTAAAGATGAATTCGAAGAACATAGAATTATGAGA